One Pseudomonadota bacterium genomic window carries:
- a CDS encoding DUF4340 domain-containing protein, which translates to MKIPRPATYLAAAIAAAAIVLIFESPVRPRSDDASAEPLIPGFEGANVERIELSQLLDGAVLERAGGCWRVSEDATPLKRELYAKEGREIPDRLWGEADSSRVSTALGVFGGLERGIVVSTNPKRRDLFQVGAAGLEVRLVDKGGSPVAELVIGKSGPDYGSTYIRRSGADEVYLVRRPLSGIFSPVADDWRKLKTQKDPAGNAPPRDPLHEITDKD; encoded by the coding sequence ATGAAGATACCAAGGCCTGCCACATATCTCGCAGCGGCGATCGCAGCCGCCGCCATCGTCCTCATCTTCGAGAGCCCGGTGAGGCCTAGGTCCGACGACGCATCCGCGGAGCCGCTCATCCCGGGATTCGAGGGCGCGAACGTGGAGCGGATCGAACTCTCGCAGCTCCTCGACGGCGCGGTCCTGGAGCGCGCGGGCGGCTGCTGGAGGGTCTCTGAAGACGCGACCCCGCTGAAGAGGGAACTGTACGCGAAGGAGGGCCGCGAGATCCCCGATCGGCTCTGGGGCGAGGCGGACAGCTCAAGGGTCTCAACGGCCCTTGGGGTATTCGGCGGGCTCGAGAGGGGCATAGTCGTTTCGACGAATCCAAAGAGGAGGGATCTCTTCCAGGTCGGGGCCGCGGGGCTTGAGGTGCGCCTCGTCGACAAGGGGGGGAGCCCCGTCGCCGAACTGGTCATAGGCAAGAGCGGGCCCGACTACGGAAGCACCTACATCCGCCGGTCAGGGGCGGACGAGGTCTATCTCGTGAGACGGCCGCTCTCGGGAATCTTCTCCCCGGTCGCCGACGACTGGCGGAAACTCAAGACGCAAAAAGATCCCGCGGGGAATGCTCCGCCGCGGGATCCTCTGCATGAGATCACGGATAAAGACTGA